In Eriocheir sinensis breed Jianghai 21 chromosome 45, ASM2467909v1, whole genome shotgun sequence, the following proteins share a genomic window:
- the LOC126980911 gene encoding uncharacterized protein LOC126980911 isoform X8: MFSKFFKQDIRRVVHGTCLVAGGTGAGASPAKVTLSLQLRGGCWRTSSRKVAVFTFQEASGHASSHALLDLEYLFRCSSKPGASDMQVKICVALRCGGKRVARADLEEFLGQLTRGGRLDSFFLYIHEEKVALLQANQPVPYPATEWLFEGAPRGTHTQVKAEAQEENDDIDELEDKHEEWKADLKLVFFPEDEDDMDELEDKHEEWKGDLKEVFSPEDEDEIDELEDKHEDWKACLEEVFTAEDEDEIEEMKDCSDDNYQEWKAYLETVFSVEDDDDEVADEATSELQEASGEGNDASDEATSELQEASGEGNDASDEVTSELQEASGEVIDASDEVTSELQEASGEGNDVSDEVTSELQEASGEGNDASDEVTSELQEASGEVIDASDEVTSELQEASGEGNEAADAATSEVEEASQNGTMAADQDVPRQGEASAPVTVSATPSTASYAYRSLIVPQRFISRLAGPEDRHLEDLRRSYGVQIVRNKRTLHVKGHRDAVLQCHHSMRAKIAEWRRGEAAEAH, translated from the exons ATGTTCAGCAAATTCTTCAAACAGGACATCCGACGTGTCGTTCACGGCACTTGCCTCGTGGCGGGCGGCACCGGCGCCGGGGCGAGCCCCGCCAAGGTGACGCTCAGCCTCCAGCTTCGGGGAGGGTGCTGGCGAACCAGCTCGCGGAAGGTGGCCGTCTTCACCTTCCAGGAGGCGTCCGGCCACGCCTCTTCTCATGCCCTgctggacctggagtacctcttcaggtgcagcAGCAAGCCAGGTGCCAGCGACATGCAGGTCAAAATCTGCGTGGCGCTGCGCTGCGGCGGGAAACGCGTGGCCCGCGCTGACCTGGAAGAATTTCTCGGCCAGCTGACGCGGGGTGGCCGCCTGGACTCTTTCTTCCTGTACATACACGAGGAAAAAGTCGCCCTCCTGCAGGCCAATCAGCCAGTCCCGTACCCAGCTACGGAATGGCTTTTTGAGGGAGCGCCACGAGGCACACACACGCAGGTTAAGGCTGAGGCTCAGGAAGAAAACGATGATATAGACGAATTGGAGGACAAACACGAAGAATGGAAGGCTGACCTCAAATTGGTATTCTTccctgaagatgaagatgatatgGACGAATTGGAGGACAAACACGAAGAATGGAAGGGTGACCTCAAAGAGGTATTCTCccctgaagatgaagatgaaattgACGAATTGGAGGACAAACACGAAGACTGGAAGGCTTGCCTCGAAGAGGTATTCACcgctgaagatgaagatgaaattgAGGAAATGAAAGACTGCAGTGACGACAACTACCAGGAATGGAAGGCTTATCTGGAAACGGTGTTCTCcgttgaagatgatgatgatgaagttgcagacgaggcgacctccgagttgcaggaagcctcAGGTGAAGGAAATGATGCGTcagacgaggcgacctccgagttgcaggaagcctcAGGTGAAGGAAATGATGCgtcagacgaggtgacctccgagttgcaggaagcctcAGGTGAAGTGATTGATGCgtcagacgaggtgacctccgagttgcaggaagcctcAG GTGAAGGAAATGATGTgtcagacgaggtgacctccgagttgcaggaagcctcAGGTGAAGGAAATGATGCgtcagacgaggtgacctccgagttgcaggaagcctcAG GTGAAGTGATTGATGCgtcagacgaggtgacctccgagttgcaggaagcctcaggtgaaggaaatgaagcagCAGACGCGGCGACGtccgaggtggaggaagcctCTCAAAACGGTACAATGGCCGCAGACCAGGATGTCCCCCGTCAAGGCGAGGCCTCTGCACCAGTGACCGTCTCTGCCACGCCCTCCACTGCTTCGTACGCTTACCGCAGCCTGATTGTGCCTCAAAGATTCATCAGCCGCCTTGCAGGCCCCGAGGACCGCCACCTCGAGGATCTGCGGCGGAGCTATGGGGTCCAAATCGTGCGGAATAAGCGAACCCTGCATGTGAAGGGTCACAGAGACGCAGTGCTGCAGTGCCACCACTCCATGCGCGCCAAGATCGCTGAGTGGCGGAGGGGCGAGGCCGCTGAGGCTCACTAA
- the LOC126980911 gene encoding uncharacterized protein LOC126980911 isoform X15 has translation MFSKFFKQDIRRVVHGTCLVAGGTGAGASPAKVTLSLQLRGGCWRTSSRKVAVFTFQEASGHASSHALLDLEYLFRCSSKPGASDMQVKICVALRCGGKRVARADLEEFLGQLTRGGRLDSFFLYIHEEKVALLQANQPVPYPATEWLFEGAPRGTHTQVKAEAQEENDDIDELEDKHEEWKADLKLVFFPEDEDDMDELEDKHEEWKGDLKEVFSPEDEDEIDELEDKHEDWKACLEEVFTAEDEDEIEEMKDCSDDNYQEWKAYLETVFSVEDDDDEVADEATSELQEASGEGNDASDEATSELQEASGEGNDASDEVTSELQEASGEVIDASDEVTSELQEASGEVIDASDEVTSELQEASGEVIDASDEVTSELQEASGEGNEAADAATSEVEEASQNGTMAADQDVPRQGEASAPVTVSATPSTASYAYRSLIVPQRFISRLAGPEDRHLEDLRRSYGVQIVRNKRTLHVKGHRDAVLQCHHSMRAKIAEWRRGEAAEAH, from the exons ATGTTCAGCAAATTCTTCAAACAGGACATCCGACGTGTCGTTCACGGCACTTGCCTCGTGGCGGGCGGCACCGGCGCCGGGGCGAGCCCCGCCAAGGTGACGCTCAGCCTCCAGCTTCGGGGAGGGTGCTGGCGAACCAGCTCGCGGAAGGTGGCCGTCTTCACCTTCCAGGAGGCGTCCGGCCACGCCTCTTCTCATGCCCTgctggacctggagtacctcttcaggtgcagcAGCAAGCCAGGTGCCAGCGACATGCAGGTCAAAATCTGCGTGGCGCTGCGCTGCGGCGGGAAACGCGTGGCCCGCGCTGACCTGGAAGAATTTCTCGGCCAGCTGACGCGGGGTGGCCGCCTGGACTCTTTCTTCCTGTACATACACGAGGAAAAAGTCGCCCTCCTGCAGGCCAATCAGCCAGTCCCGTACCCAGCTACGGAATGGCTTTTTGAGGGAGCGCCACGAGGCACACACACGCAGGTTAAGGCTGAGGCTCAGGAAGAAAACGATGATATAGACGAATTGGAGGACAAACACGAAGAATGGAAGGCTGACCTCAAATTGGTATTCTTccctgaagatgaagatgatatgGACGAATTGGAGGACAAACACGAAGAATGGAAGGGTGACCTCAAAGAGGTATTCTCccctgaagatgaagatgaaattgACGAATTGGAGGACAAACACGAAGACTGGAAGGCTTGCCTCGAAGAGGTATTCACcgctgaagatgaagatgaaattgAGGAAATGAAAGACTGCAGTGACGACAACTACCAGGAATGGAAGGCTTATCTGGAAACGGTGTTCTCcgttgaagatgatgatgatgaagttgcagacgaggcgacctccgagttgcaggaagcctcAGGTGAAGGAAATGATGCGTcagacgaggcgacctccgagttgcaggaagcctcAGGTGAAGGAAATGATGCgtcagacgaggtgacctccgagttgcaggaagcctcAGGTGAAGTGATTGATGCgtcagacgaggtgacctccgagttgcaggaagcctcAGGTGAAGTGATTGATGCgtcagacgaggtgacctccgagttgcaggaagcctcAG GTGAAGTGATTGATGCgtcagacgaggtgacctccgagttgcaggaagcctcaggtgaaggaaatgaagcagCAGACGCGGCGACGtccgaggtggaggaagcctCTCAAAACGGTACAATGGCCGCAGACCAGGATGTCCCCCGTCAAGGCGAGGCCTCTGCACCAGTGACCGTCTCTGCCACGCCCTCCACTGCTTCGTACGCTTACCGCAGCCTGATTGTGCCTCAAAGATTCATCAGCCGCCTTGCAGGCCCCGAGGACCGCCACCTCGAGGATCTGCGGCGGAGCTATGGGGTCCAAATCGTGCGGAATAAGCGAACCCTGCATGTGAAGGGTCACAGAGACGCAGTGCTGCAGTGCCACCACTCCATGCGCGCCAAGATCGCTGAGTGGCGGAGGGGCGAGGCCGCTGAGGCTCACTAA
- the LOC126980911 gene encoding uncharacterized protein LOC126980911 isoform X45: MFSKFFKQDIRRVVHGTCLVAGGTGAGASPAKVTLSLQLRGGCWRTSSRKVAVFTFQEASGHASSHALLDLEYLFRCSSKPGASDMQVKICVALRCGGKRVARADLEEFLGQLTRGGRLDSFFLYIHEEKVALLQANQPVPYPATEWLFEGAPRGTHTQVKAEAQEENDDIDELEDKHEEWKADLKLVFFPEDEDDMDELEDKHEEWKGDLKEVFSPEDEDEIDELEDKHEDWKACLEEVFTAEDEDEIEEMKDCSDDNYQEWKAYLETVFSVEDDDDEVADEATSELQEASGEGNDASDEVTSELQEASGEVIDASDEVTSELQEASGEGNEAADAATSEVEEASQNGTMAADQDVPRQGEASAPVTVSATPSTASYAYRSLIVPQRFISRLAGPEDRHLEDLRRSYGVQIVRNKRTLHVKGHRDAVLQCHHSMRAKIAEWRRGEAAEAH, from the exons ATGTTCAGCAAATTCTTCAAACAGGACATCCGACGTGTCGTTCACGGCACTTGCCTCGTGGCGGGCGGCACCGGCGCCGGGGCGAGCCCCGCCAAGGTGACGCTCAGCCTCCAGCTTCGGGGAGGGTGCTGGCGAACCAGCTCGCGGAAGGTGGCCGTCTTCACCTTCCAGGAGGCGTCCGGCCACGCCTCTTCTCATGCCCTgctggacctggagtacctcttcaggtgcagcAGCAAGCCAGGTGCCAGCGACATGCAGGTCAAAATCTGCGTGGCGCTGCGCTGCGGCGGGAAACGCGTGGCCCGCGCTGACCTGGAAGAATTTCTCGGCCAGCTGACGCGGGGTGGCCGCCTGGACTCTTTCTTCCTGTACATACACGAGGAAAAAGTCGCCCTCCTGCAGGCCAATCAGCCAGTCCCGTACCCAGCTACGGAATGGCTTTTTGAGGGAGCGCCACGAGGCACACACACGCAGGTTAAGGCTGAGGCTCAGGAAGAAAACGATGATATAGACGAATTGGAGGACAAACACGAAGAATGGAAGGCTGACCTCAAATTGGTATTCTTccctgaagatgaagatgatatgGACGAATTGGAGGACAAACACGAAGAATGGAAGGGTGACCTCAAAGAGGTATTCTCccctgaagatgaagatgaaattgACGAATTGGAGGACAAACACGAAGACTGGAAGGCTTGCCTCGAAGAGGTATTCACcgctgaagatgaagatgaaattgAGGAAATGAAAGACTGCAGTGACGACAACTACCAGGAATGGAAGGCTTATCTGGAAACGGTGTTCTCcgttgaagatgatgatgatgaagttgcagacgaggcgacctccgagttgcaggaagcctcAG GTGAAGGAAATGATGCgtcagacgaggtgacctccgagttgcaggaagcctcAG GTGAAGTGATTGATGCgtcagacgaggtgacctccgagttgcaggaagcctcaggtgaaggaaatgaagcagCAGACGCGGCGACGtccgaggtggaggaagcctCTCAAAACGGTACAATGGCCGCAGACCAGGATGTCCCCCGTCAAGGCGAGGCCTCTGCACCAGTGACCGTCTCTGCCACGCCCTCCACTGCTTCGTACGCTTACCGCAGCCTGATTGTGCCTCAAAGATTCATCAGCCGCCTTGCAGGCCCCGAGGACCGCCACCTCGAGGATCTGCGGCGGAGCTATGGGGTCCAAATCGTGCGGAATAAGCGAACCCTGCATGTGAAGGGTCACAGAGACGCAGTGCTGCAGTGCCACCACTCCATGCGCGCCAAGATCGCTGAGTGGCGGAGGGGCGAGGCCGCTGAGGCTCACTAA
- the LOC126980911 gene encoding uncharacterized protein LOC126980911 isoform X42 produces the protein MFSKFFKQDIRRVVHGTCLVAGGTGAGASPAKVTLSLQLRGGCWRTSSRKVAVFTFQEASGHASSHALLDLEYLFRCSSKPGASDMQVKICVALRCGGKRVARADLEEFLGQLTRGGRLDSFFLYIHEEKVALLQANQPVPYPATEWLFEGAPRGTHTQVKAEAQEENDDIDELEDKHEEWKADLKLVFFPEDEDDMDELEDKHEEWKGDLKEVFSPEDEDEIDELEDKHEDWKACLEEVFTAEDEDEIEEMKDCSDDNYQEWKAYLETVFSVEDDDDEVADEATSELQEASGEGNDASDEVTSELQEASGEGNDASDEVTSELQEASGEVIDASDEVTSELQEASGEGNEAADAATSEVEEASQNGTMAADQDVPRQGEASAPVTVSATPSTASYAYRSLIVPQRFISRLAGPEDRHLEDLRRSYGVQIVRNKRTLHVKGHRDAVLQCHHSMRAKIAEWRRGEAAEAH, from the exons ATGTTCAGCAAATTCTTCAAACAGGACATCCGACGTGTCGTTCACGGCACTTGCCTCGTGGCGGGCGGCACCGGCGCCGGGGCGAGCCCCGCCAAGGTGACGCTCAGCCTCCAGCTTCGGGGAGGGTGCTGGCGAACCAGCTCGCGGAAGGTGGCCGTCTTCACCTTCCAGGAGGCGTCCGGCCACGCCTCTTCTCATGCCCTgctggacctggagtacctcttcaggtgcagcAGCAAGCCAGGTGCCAGCGACATGCAGGTCAAAATCTGCGTGGCGCTGCGCTGCGGCGGGAAACGCGTGGCCCGCGCTGACCTGGAAGAATTTCTCGGCCAGCTGACGCGGGGTGGCCGCCTGGACTCTTTCTTCCTGTACATACACGAGGAAAAAGTCGCCCTCCTGCAGGCCAATCAGCCAGTCCCGTACCCAGCTACGGAATGGCTTTTTGAGGGAGCGCCACGAGGCACACACACGCAGGTTAAGGCTGAGGCTCAGGAAGAAAACGATGATATAGACGAATTGGAGGACAAACACGAAGAATGGAAGGCTGACCTCAAATTGGTATTCTTccctgaagatgaagatgatatgGACGAATTGGAGGACAAACACGAAGAATGGAAGGGTGACCTCAAAGAGGTATTCTCccctgaagatgaagatgaaattgACGAATTGGAGGACAAACACGAAGACTGGAAGGCTTGCCTCGAAGAGGTATTCACcgctgaagatgaagatgaaattgAGGAAATGAAAGACTGCAGTGACGACAACTACCAGGAATGGAAGGCTTATCTGGAAACGGTGTTCTCcgttgaagatgatgatgatgaagttgcagacgaggcgacctccgagttgcaggaagcctcAG GTGAAGGAAATGATGCgtcagacgaggtgacctccgagttgcaggaagcctcAGGTGAAGGAAATGATGCgtcagacgaggtgacctccgagttgcaggaagcctcAG GTGAAGTGATTGATGCgtcagacgaggtgacctccgagttgcaggaagcctcaggtgaaggaaatgaagcagCAGACGCGGCGACGtccgaggtggaggaagcctCTCAAAACGGTACAATGGCCGCAGACCAGGATGTCCCCCGTCAAGGCGAGGCCTCTGCACCAGTGACCGTCTCTGCCACGCCCTCCACTGCTTCGTACGCTTACCGCAGCCTGATTGTGCCTCAAAGATTCATCAGCCGCCTTGCAGGCCCCGAGGACCGCCACCTCGAGGATCTGCGGCGGAGCTATGGGGTCCAAATCGTGCGGAATAAGCGAACCCTGCATGTGAAGGGTCACAGAGACGCAGTGCTGCAGTGCCACCACTCCATGCGCGCCAAGATCGCTGAGTGGCGGAGGGGCGAGGCCGCTGAGGCTCACTAA
- the LOC126980911 gene encoding uncharacterized protein LOC126980911 isoform X27 has product MFSKFFKQDIRRVVHGTCLVAGGTGAGASPAKVTLSLQLRGGCWRTSSRKVAVFTFQEASGHASSHALLDLEYLFRCSSKPGASDMQVKICVALRCGGKRVARADLEEFLGQLTRGGRLDSFFLYIHEEKVALLQANQPVPYPATEWLFEGAPRGTHTQVKAEAQEENDDIDELEDKHEEWKADLKLVFFPEDEDDMDELEDKHEEWKGDLKEVFSPEDEDEIDELEDKHEDWKACLEEVFTAEDEDEIEEMKDCSDDNYQEWKAYLETVFSVEDDDDEVADEATSELQEASGEGNDASDEATSELQEASGEGNDASDEVTSELQEASGEVIDASDEVTSELQEASGEVIDASDEVTSELQEASGEGNEAADAATSEVEEASQNGTMAADQDVPRQGEASAPVTVSATPSTASYAYRSLIVPQRFISRLAGPEDRHLEDLRRSYGVQIVRNKRTLHVKGHRDAVLQCHHSMRAKIAEWRRGEAAEAH; this is encoded by the exons ATGTTCAGCAAATTCTTCAAACAGGACATCCGACGTGTCGTTCACGGCACTTGCCTCGTGGCGGGCGGCACCGGCGCCGGGGCGAGCCCCGCCAAGGTGACGCTCAGCCTCCAGCTTCGGGGAGGGTGCTGGCGAACCAGCTCGCGGAAGGTGGCCGTCTTCACCTTCCAGGAGGCGTCCGGCCACGCCTCTTCTCATGCCCTgctggacctggagtacctcttcaggtgcagcAGCAAGCCAGGTGCCAGCGACATGCAGGTCAAAATCTGCGTGGCGCTGCGCTGCGGCGGGAAACGCGTGGCCCGCGCTGACCTGGAAGAATTTCTCGGCCAGCTGACGCGGGGTGGCCGCCTGGACTCTTTCTTCCTGTACATACACGAGGAAAAAGTCGCCCTCCTGCAGGCCAATCAGCCAGTCCCGTACCCAGCTACGGAATGGCTTTTTGAGGGAGCGCCACGAGGCACACACACGCAGGTTAAGGCTGAGGCTCAGGAAGAAAACGATGATATAGACGAATTGGAGGACAAACACGAAGAATGGAAGGCTGACCTCAAATTGGTATTCTTccctgaagatgaagatgatatgGACGAATTGGAGGACAAACACGAAGAATGGAAGGGTGACCTCAAAGAGGTATTCTCccctgaagatgaagatgaaattgACGAATTGGAGGACAAACACGAAGACTGGAAGGCTTGCCTCGAAGAGGTATTCACcgctgaagatgaagatgaaattgAGGAAATGAAAGACTGCAGTGACGACAACTACCAGGAATGGAAGGCTTATCTGGAAACGGTGTTCTCcgttgaagatgatgatgatgaagttgcagacgaggcgacctccgagttgcaggaagcctcAGGTGAAGGAAATGATGCGTcagacgaggcgacctccgagttgcaggaagcctcAGGTGAAGGAAATGATGCgtcagacgaggtgacctccgagttgcaggaagcctcAGGTGAAGTGATTGATGCgtcagacgaggtgacctccgagttgcaggaagcctcAGGTGAAGTGATTGATGCgtcagacgaggtgacctccgagttgcaggaagcctcAG gtgaaggaaatgaagcagCAGACGCGGCGACGtccgaggtggaggaagcctCTCAAAACGGTACAATGGCCGCAGACCAGGATGTCCCCCGTCAAGGCGAGGCCTCTGCACCAGTGACCGTCTCTGCCACGCCCTCCACTGCTTCGTACGCTTACCGCAGCCTGATTGTGCCTCAAAGATTCATCAGCCGCCTTGCAGGCCCCGAGGACCGCCACCTCGAGGATCTGCGGCGGAGCTATGGGGTCCAAATCGTGCGGAATAAGCGAACCCTGCATGTGAAGGGTCACAGAGACGCAGTGCTGCAGTGCCACCACTCCATGCGCGCCAAGATCGCTGAGTGGCGGAGGGGCGAGGCCGCTGAGGCTCACTAA
- the LOC126980911 gene encoding uncharacterized protein LOC126980911 isoform X20 has product MFSKFFKQDIRRVVHGTCLVAGGTGAGASPAKVTLSLQLRGGCWRTSSRKVAVFTFQEASGHASSHALLDLEYLFRCSSKPGASDMQVKICVALRCGGKRVARADLEEFLGQLTRGGRLDSFFLYIHEEKVALLQANQPVPYPATEWLFEGAPRGTHTQVKAEAQEENDDIDELEDKHEEWKADLKLVFFPEDEDDMDELEDKHEEWKGDLKEVFSPEDEDEIDELEDKHEDWKACLEEVFTAEDEDEIEEMKDCSDDNYQEWKAYLETVFSVEDDDDEVADEATSELQEASGEGNDASDEATSELQEASGEGNDASDEVTSELQEASGEVIDASDEVTSELQEASGEVIDASDEVTSELQEASGEGNDVSDEVTSELQEASGEGNEAADAATSEVEEASQNGTMAADQDVPRQGEASAPVTVSATPSTASYAYRSLIVPQRFISRLAGPEDRHLEDLRRSYGVQIVRNKRTLHVKGHRDAVLQCHHSMRAKIAEWRRGEAAEAH; this is encoded by the exons ATGTTCAGCAAATTCTTCAAACAGGACATCCGACGTGTCGTTCACGGCACTTGCCTCGTGGCGGGCGGCACCGGCGCCGGGGCGAGCCCCGCCAAGGTGACGCTCAGCCTCCAGCTTCGGGGAGGGTGCTGGCGAACCAGCTCGCGGAAGGTGGCCGTCTTCACCTTCCAGGAGGCGTCCGGCCACGCCTCTTCTCATGCCCTgctggacctggagtacctcttcaggtgcagcAGCAAGCCAGGTGCCAGCGACATGCAGGTCAAAATCTGCGTGGCGCTGCGCTGCGGCGGGAAACGCGTGGCCCGCGCTGACCTGGAAGAATTTCTCGGCCAGCTGACGCGGGGTGGCCGCCTGGACTCTTTCTTCCTGTACATACACGAGGAAAAAGTCGCCCTCCTGCAGGCCAATCAGCCAGTCCCGTACCCAGCTACGGAATGGCTTTTTGAGGGAGCGCCACGAGGCACACACACGCAGGTTAAGGCTGAGGCTCAGGAAGAAAACGATGATATAGACGAATTGGAGGACAAACACGAAGAATGGAAGGCTGACCTCAAATTGGTATTCTTccctgaagatgaagatgatatgGACGAATTGGAGGACAAACACGAAGAATGGAAGGGTGACCTCAAAGAGGTATTCTCccctgaagatgaagatgaaattgACGAATTGGAGGACAAACACGAAGACTGGAAGGCTTGCCTCGAAGAGGTATTCACcgctgaagatgaagatgaaattgAGGAAATGAAAGACTGCAGTGACGACAACTACCAGGAATGGAAGGCTTATCTGGAAACGGTGTTCTCcgttgaagatgatgatgatgaagttgcagacgaggcgacctccgagttgcaggaagcctcAGGTGAAGGAAATGATGCGTcagacgaggcgacctccgagttgcaggaagcctcAGGTGAAGGAAATGATGCgtcagacgaggtgacctccgagttgcaggaagcctcAGGTGAAGTGATTGATGCgtcagacgaggtgacctccgagttgcaggaagcctcAGGTGAAGTGATTGATGCgtcagacgaggtgacctccgagttgcaggaagcctcAGGTGAAGGAAATGATGTgtcagacgaggtgacctccgagttgcaggaagcctcAG gtgaaggaaatgaagcagCAGACGCGGCGACGtccgaggtggaggaagcctCTCAAAACGGTACAATGGCCGCAGACCAGGATGTCCCCCGTCAAGGCGAGGCCTCTGCACCAGTGACCGTCTCTGCCACGCCCTCCACTGCTTCGTACGCTTACCGCAGCCTGATTGTGCCTCAAAGATTCATCAGCCGCCTTGCAGGCCCCGAGGACCGCCACCTCGAGGATCTGCGGCGGAGCTATGGGGTCCAAATCGTGCGGAATAAGCGAACCCTGCATGTGAAGGGTCACAGAGACGCAGTGCTGCAGTGCCACCACTCCATGCGCGCCAAGATCGCTGAGTGGCGGAGGGGCGAGGCCGCTGAGGCTCACTAA